From Kaistella polysaccharea:
AATCGCTATCTACAAAATTGATAATCAATTACAACTAAATATTTGCGATTCCATTTGCCCTTAAAAAAATAAAAATTTACAAATGAAAAAAGTTTTGGTATTAACTAGTTTCGCATTTCTATTTCTGCAGTGCGGAAATAAAATCGTTCATGAGGAAACTTCAACTAAAGAAGTCGCAACAATCAGCTCTGATTCACTTCACAGTTATGCGACCGAAACCAAGAAACTTTTGATGAAAAATGTAGCAGAACAAATGCAGAAAGGCGGACCGGAATCGGCTTTGGAGTTTTGCAATATCGAGGCAATGCCTTTAACAAAATCGATGTCGGATAAACACGGTTTGGTGATTTCCAGAGTATCTGATAAAAGGCGTAATCCGAAAAATGT
This genomic window contains:
- a CDS encoding Tll0287-like domain-containing protein, which encodes MKKVLVLTSFAFLFLQCGNKIVHEETSTKEVATISSDSLHSYATETKKLLMKNVAEQMQKGGPESALEFCNIEAMPLTKSMSDKHGLVISRVSDKRRNPKNVANAEELKLIEQYKKQLLAGELLKPVRTETHYYEPLVTNAMCLQCHGESGKNVQPKVAVKIAELYPNDLALGYKENEVRGLISIKTK